One segment of Fibrobacter sp. UWR3 DNA contains the following:
- a CDS encoding MlaD family protein: protein MKKNSALYFSVGLVVLLAIVILVFGMFFLNEKDPRETFNTFYLRFTQVSTLVLDDPVKVNGVKMGKVEDISLAGHRVVVRIRLRTDVKIPKDSEIRVQNIGIMGERQIGMILGDEEAYFAPGDTINGQFDAGIAEALGLAGEVCDSTKVLLESVKSALNGTIANPDFQERFRTLLTKAENLEDRLMTMVNTTDPQLKKSLASLNEVMGKVDALVDGVKPPIDNLFANADKTIGHADALVGQLEGVTKHLDDLIAKVQSKDNTVGILLSDRKLHDDLVKTVHSADSLFRVILHDGLDVNVDIF from the coding sequence ATGAAAAAGAATTCCGCTCTATACTTCTCCGTTGGCCTCGTTGTCCTCTTGGCTATCGTGATTCTTGTGTTCGGAATGTTCTTCTTGAACGAAAAGGATCCTCGCGAAACTTTCAATACATTCTATCTCCGCTTTACGCAGGTGAGTACGCTTGTGCTCGATGACCCCGTGAAGGTGAATGGCGTCAAGATGGGCAAGGTAGAGGACATTAGCCTTGCCGGCCACCGCGTGGTGGTGCGTATACGCCTCCGTACCGACGTGAAGATTCCGAAGGATTCCGAAATCCGCGTGCAGAACATCGGTATCATGGGTGAACGCCAGATTGGCATGATTCTCGGCGACGAGGAAGCCTATTTTGCCCCGGGCGATACCATCAACGGCCAGTTCGACGCCGGTATTGCCGAAGCGCTCGGCCTTGCGGGCGAGGTCTGCGACAGCACGAAGGTGCTTCTTGAATCCGTGAAGTCGGCACTCAACGGCACGATTGCGAATCCCGATTTCCAGGAACGTTTCAGGACGCTTCTCACGAAGGCCGAAAACCTGGAAGACCGCCTGATGACCATGGTCAACACGACCGACCCGCAGTTGAAGAAGAGTCTCGCCAGCCTGAACGAGGTCATGGGCAAGGTAGACGCGCTTGTTGACGGCGTGAAGCCGCCTATTGACAATCTCTTTGCCAACGCCGATAAGACTATAGGCCATGCCGATGCGCTGGTTGGCCAGCTGGAAGGCGTAACCAAGCATCTCGACGACCTGATCGCGAAGGTGCAGTCCAAGGACAATACTGTGGGCATACTCCTTTCTGATAGGAAACTGCACGACGACCTGGTCAAGACGGTCCATTCGGCAGACAGCCTGTTCCGCGTGATCCTGCATGACGGTCTGGACGTGAACGTGGATATTTTCTGA
- a CDS encoding HPr family phosphocarrier protein — protein MIEKVLTVTNKLGIHARPAGMIVDITGPAKSDVFIMFEGSRANAKSILNVMMLAIPMGSEVRFEVDGEDEQEVVQRLETLFHDNFNEEPG, from the coding sequence ATGATAGAGAAGGTTCTTACAGTCACGAATAAGCTCGGGATACACGCGAGGCCCGCCGGCATGATTGTCGACATTACCGGCCCCGCGAAGAGCGACGTGTTCATTATGTTCGAGGGCTCTAGGGCGAACGCCAAGAGCATCTTGAACGTGATGATGCTCGCTATCCCGATGGGTTCCGAAGTCCGCTTCGAGGTGGACGGCGAGGACGAGCAGGAAGTCGTGCAAAGGTTGGAAACGCTTTTCCATGACAATTTCAACGAAGAACCCGGCTGA
- a CDS encoding lytic transglycosylase domain-containing protein gives MVILSGSVFFRRFFPVLLLIVACEASGEKGDGKADSANVGEAAAAENDIPLDPYAALEQIPSDDFHNRVIRADRAKRSMEDTSLARNVRDYARAAYYYYTEKWDSAYTTYDSLRGRDPKLEAEVVLRMAKAKSRQGDFAGMRAALNLGAKLSKNESFARTAARLRVEAALADSTLSEKMQADSLKAFLEKFPKGDDAAALKYRYASYLEQDKQEKQAKRYYMQLLATSTPYRDSAFAAIRRLRKVQAFPESLAEKVAYAKMACAKEEAGACLGLLDSIRILDEGLVAEHPESAVAPSEDSLQQKLFRSTLDLNTRIVLWSKRGEALKAVGRSDEAIAQYKFLVDSVEARPVWIQAALRLLRSFAPKNTKEIRRLDSMLQSANKYSKENANSLWVKGFEYEQKENYDSAVVTFEKLADRRFGNNQKRQWAKFRIGFIYFKQERFADAEKAFIDAAKEPFLWSGSGARYFLAESYMKQNKDSLAREAFLDCIRDFPLGYYAHRSRMKLVEYELLEKFEVPYARGVPMTPEATLAWVKNLQKGAKDPTYTPERYNRIKTLFQYGFSDEAFALYDEARRKNAKRLDFLYEYGKLFYDMGEVAAGYRLARQFQANIDRRVLADAPIEVLHYLFPLPYKDQVKFHSGTRIDPFFVYSVMRQESIFDYQITSPAGACGLLQIMPATGKMLAKQEYMDSFDPSQLYNPYMNIRLGIRYLVDLKAQYKDDYMYVLGNYNAGPKPTKRWQAAGEGKNWDIRAEEISYWETRDYVKRVMGNYWIYQEIYDSSDF, from the coding sequence ATGGTGATACTTAGTGGTTCGGTGTTCTTTCGCCGGTTCTTTCCTGTTCTATTGCTGATTGTCGCGTGCGAAGCTTCGGGTGAAAAAGGCGACGGCAAGGCGGACAGCGCGAATGTGGGCGAAGCCGCCGCAGCCGAGAACGATATCCCGCTGGACCCGTATGCCGCACTCGAGCAGATTCCTTCGGACGATTTCCATAACCGCGTAATCCGTGCCGACCGCGCGAAGCGTAGCATGGAAGATACTTCGCTTGCCCGCAATGTGCGCGACTATGCCCGCGCCGCGTATTATTACTACACCGAAAAGTGGGATAGCGCGTACACGACCTACGATTCCCTGAGGGGGCGCGACCCGAAACTGGAAGCGGAAGTAGTCTTGCGCATGGCAAAGGCGAAATCCCGGCAGGGCGATTTTGCTGGGATGCGTGCCGCCCTGAACCTGGGGGCGAAACTCTCGAAGAACGAGTCTTTCGCGCGCACGGCGGCAAGGCTCCGCGTGGAGGCGGCGCTTGCCGACTCGACGCTTTCGGAAAAAATGCAGGCGGATTCCCTGAAGGCTTTCCTCGAGAAGTTCCCGAAGGGCGACGATGCCGCCGCCCTCAAGTACCGCTACGCGTCTTACCTGGAACAGGACAAGCAGGAAAAGCAGGCGAAGCGCTACTACATGCAACTGCTCGCGACATCGACCCCGTACAGGGATTCCGCATTTGCGGCAATCAGGCGGCTCCGCAAGGTGCAGGCCTTCCCGGAATCGCTCGCAGAGAAGGTGGCATACGCGAAGATGGCCTGCGCAAAGGAAGAAGCGGGGGCATGCCTCGGGCTTCTCGATTCCATACGGATTCTTGATGAGGGCTTGGTGGCGGAACACCCGGAATCGGCGGTGGCGCCGTCCGAAGATTCGCTGCAACAGAAACTTTTCAGGAGCACGCTCGACCTGAACACGCGCATTGTGCTGTGGAGCAAGCGCGGCGAGGCGCTCAAGGCGGTGGGCCGCAGTGACGAGGCGATTGCGCAGTACAAGTTCCTGGTGGATTCCGTGGAGGCTCGCCCCGTGTGGATCCAGGCGGCGCTCCGCCTTCTCAGGAGTTTTGCCCCAAAGAACACGAAGGAAATCCGCAGGCTCGATTCCATGCTGCAGAGCGCTAACAAGTACAGCAAGGAAAATGCGAACAGCCTGTGGGTGAAGGGATTCGAGTACGAGCAGAAAGAGAACTACGACAGCGCTGTGGTGACCTTCGAGAAACTTGCCGACAGGCGGTTCGGGAACAACCAGAAACGCCAGTGGGCAAAGTTCCGCATCGGGTTCATCTACTTCAAGCAGGAACGTTTTGCCGATGCCGAGAAGGCGTTTATCGATGCCGCGAAGGAACCATTCCTGTGGAGCGGTAGCGGGGCGAGGTACTTCCTTGCCGAATCGTACATGAAGCAGAACAAGGATTCCCTTGCGCGTGAGGCTTTCCTCGACTGCATCCGCGATTTCCCGCTGGGTTACTACGCGCACCGTAGCCGCATGAAACTTGTGGAATACGAACTGCTCGAAAAGTTCGAGGTGCCGTACGCACGCGGCGTGCCTATGACTCCCGAGGCGACGCTTGCCTGGGTGAAGAACCTGCAGAAGGGAGCGAAGGACCCGACCTACACTCCGGAACGCTACAACCGCATCAAGACGCTGTTCCAGTACGGGTTTAGCGACGAGGCCTTTGCCCTGTATGACGAGGCCCGCAGGAAGAATGCGAAGAGGCTCGACTTCCTGTACGAATATGGCAAGCTGTTCTACGACATGGGGGAGGTTGCCGCGGGTTACAGGCTCGCGCGCCAGTTCCAGGCGAATATCGACCGTCGCGTGCTTGCCGACGCCCCGATAGAAGTACTGCATTATCTGTTCCCGCTGCCCTACAAGGACCAGGTGAAGTTCCATTCCGGAACGCGCATAGACCCGTTTTTCGTTTATAGCGTGATGCGCCAGGAATCCATATTCGACTACCAGATTACATCGCCTGCGGGCGCGTGCGGGCTGTTGCAGATTATGCCCGCGACGGGCAAGATGCTCGCGAAGCAGGAATACATGGATTCCTTCGACCCGTCGCAGTTGTATAACCCGTACATGAACATCCGCCTCGGCATCCGTTACCTCGTGGACTTGAAGGCTCAGTACAAGGATGACTACATGTACGTGCTCGGGAACTACAATGCGGGCCCGAAGCCCACGAAACGCTGGCAGGCTGCCGGGGAAGGCAAGAACTGGGACATCCGCGCCGAGGAAATCAGCTATTGGGAAACCCGCGACTACGTGAAACGCGTGATGGGCAACTACTGGATTTATCAGGAAATCTATGATAGTTCAGATTTTTGA
- the ptsP gene encoding phosphoenolpyruvate--protein phosphotransferase, with the protein MTISTKNPADTGTEKSFGTRPARQVLVGIPASPGLVMGRAFQVASREITVVEEDIPESRVQAEEQLFRRAVTRTSKEISQIKEISETRTGVHDSLIFSTHLMILQDPGLMNGVLKMIREGHKNARWAVHVVLGDYIDKFEKIDSPAMRDKAADLRDLYNRLMSTMDEAEPALEEVSGEDGAVIVAHEILPSFLMALKPGQARALLMDTGGRTSHVAILARSLQIPAVSGLRNVVTAVKPDDTIIVDGSGGLVIVNPNEDDIRRFRERVEVFERQRRELFTMRRLEPMTRDGKYITLHANIELPTEAEKVMDYGATGVGLYRSEFLFLQYSAPTEEEQTEAYRQILDTMAPCPVTIRTLDAGGDKLVSGITATNEANPFMGWRSIRVCLDREDIFCTQLKALLKANTKGNLRILLPMISGLEELRRAKACIRRCSEELEAEGIKCATVKVGIMIEVPAAVVLVDLLAKEADFFSIGTNDLIQFTLAVDRTNELITDMFQPHHPAVLNMIYHTVNAAHREGIPVAVCGEMGSDPMSVLLLVGLGVDELSMTPWSVMATKKIIRSINFEDVRESALAVLQMDDTNSVNGYMYRKYAQTITDLGISSFIGQVGNEVHGDT; encoded by the coding sequence ATGACAATTTCAACGAAGAACCCGGCTGATACCGGCACGGAGAAGTCTTTCGGGACAAGGCCTGCACGTCAGGTCCTTGTGGGTATTCCCGCATCTCCCGGCCTCGTCATGGGCCGTGCGTTCCAGGTGGCGAGCCGCGAGATTACCGTCGTCGAGGAGGACATTCCCGAGTCGCGCGTGCAGGCGGAAGAACAGTTGTTCCGCAGGGCGGTGACCCGCACCTCCAAGGAAATTTCGCAGATCAAGGAAATTTCCGAGACGCGCACGGGCGTGCACGATAGCCTCATATTCTCGACGCACCTGATGATATTGCAGGACCCGGGCCTCATGAACGGTGTCCTGAAGATGATTCGCGAAGGCCACAAAAATGCCCGCTGGGCGGTGCACGTGGTGCTCGGGGACTACATCGACAAGTTCGAGAAAATCGATTCGCCCGCGATGCGCGACAAGGCGGCCGACCTGCGCGACCTGTACAACAGGCTCATGTCGACGATGGACGAGGCCGAACCGGCCTTGGAGGAAGTGTCTGGCGAGGACGGCGCGGTGATTGTCGCGCACGAGATTCTGCCGAGCTTCCTGATGGCGCTCAAGCCGGGCCAGGCCCGCGCGCTTTTGATGGATACCGGTGGCCGTACGAGCCACGTGGCGATTCTTGCGCGCTCCCTGCAGATACCGGCTGTGTCGGGCCTGCGCAACGTTGTCACGGCGGTGAAGCCCGACGACACGATTATCGTGGACGGCTCGGGCGGCCTTGTCATCGTAAACCCGAACGAGGACGACATCCGCAGGTTCCGTGAACGTGTGGAGGTGTTCGAACGCCAGCGCAGGGAACTGTTTACCATGCGCAGGCTTGAGCCGATGACCCGCGATGGCAAGTACATTACTTTACATGCAAACATAGAACTGCCTACCGAGGCGGAGAAGGTGATGGATTACGGCGCGACGGGCGTCGGGCTATACCGTTCCGAGTTCCTGTTCTTGCAGTACAGCGCCCCGACCGAGGAAGAACAGACCGAAGCTTACAGGCAGATTCTCGACACGATGGCTCCTTGCCCGGTGACCATCCGTACGCTCGACGCGGGTGGCGATAAACTAGTCTCGGGCATTACTGCGACCAACGAGGCGAACCCCTTCATGGGCTGGCGCTCCATCCGCGTGTGCCTCGACCGCGAGGATATTTTCTGCACGCAGCTGAAGGCGCTCCTCAAGGCGAATACCAAGGGTAACTTGCGCATATTGCTCCCGATGATTTCGGGACTCGAGGAACTGCGCCGTGCGAAGGCGTGCATCCGCCGCTGTTCCGAGGAACTGGAGGCGGAAGGAATCAAGTGCGCTACGGTGAAGGTGGGCATCATGATTGAAGTGCCTGCCGCGGTGGTACTTGTAGACCTGCTGGCGAAGGAGGCCGACTTTTTCAGCATCGGTACAAACGACCTTATCCAGTTTACGCTCGCCGTGGACCGCACGAACGAACTCATTACCGACATGTTCCAGCCGCACCACCCCGCGGTGCTGAACATGATTTACCATACGGTGAATGCTGCCCACAGGGAAGGCATCCCGGTTGCGGTCTGCGGAGAAATGGGCTCCGACCCGATGAGCGTCCTGTTGCTCGTGGGGCTTGGAGTCGATGAACTTTCCATGACGCCCTGGAGCGTGATGGCGACAAAGAAGATTATACGCTCGATAAACTTCGAGGATGTCCGCGAGAGTGCGCTTGCCGTGCTGCAGATGGACGACACGAACAGCGTGAACGGCTACATGTACAGGAAGTACGCGCAGACCATTACCGACCTCGGGATATCGAGCTTTATTGGCCAAGTTGGAAACGAGGTGCATGGTGATACTTAG
- a CDS encoding RNA methyltransferase, producing MSEKEKESLESLLARVTDRRKELLTSVVDRRTRHFCMVLEDLFDPHNISAVIRTAEVFGLQDVHIIEEDNAYSVNKSILKGSYKWMSLYLYKKRMLCMEKLRAKGYKIAVASTNTTNSVLDLDLSQPTAFYLGSEFHGNHPDTLAHADYEFKLPQYGITESMNVSVAGGVLMTYLDVYMQKEGREKFLLPKEERDALLYDWLDRHVNGIENNSPITHVDG from the coding sequence ATGAGCGAAAAAGAGAAAGAAAGTCTGGAATCCCTCCTGGCGCGCGTGACTGACCGCCGCAAGGAACTGCTGACCTCCGTGGTGGACCGCCGCACGAGGCATTTTTGCATGGTGCTGGAAGACCTGTTCGACCCGCACAACATTTCTGCCGTTATCCGTACCGCGGAAGTGTTCGGCCTGCAGGACGTGCACATTATCGAGGAGGACAACGCCTACAGCGTGAACAAGTCTATCCTCAAGGGCAGCTACAAGTGGATGAGCCTGTACCTGTACAAGAAGCGCATGCTCTGCATGGAGAAGCTGCGCGCGAAGGGCTACAAGATTGCGGTCGCGAGCACCAACACCACGAATTCCGTGCTTGACCTGGATTTGAGCCAGCCTACGGCATTCTACCTCGGGAGCGAGTTCCACGGGAACCACCCCGATACGCTCGCGCATGCCGACTACGAGTTCAAGCTGCCGCAGTACGGCATTACCGAATCGATGAACGTCTCGGTCGCGGGTGGCGTGCTCATGACCTACCTCGACGTGTACATGCAGAAGGAAGGCCGCGAGAAGTTCCTGCTCCCGAAGGAGGAACGTGACGCGCTCCTTTACGACTGGCTCGACCGTCACGTGAACGGCATCGAGAACAATAGCCCGATTACGCACGTGGACGGGTAG
- a CDS encoding pitrilysin family protein produces MRKVYSSLFGLVSGVACIVACSSAPEPSAEPVAQPAPAPAVESAPVQAAAAPADTEKGPTLPASYKDIVYPEYKYVAPYPKDYRVEIAEGISGYIVADSSLPLVNLSVYFDNPEVASTIKDAAASGMVGAMFRRGGSTHISAHALDDTLEFISAGLSTSSGTWISSFSIDCLSKDFASMLDMAGKVISSPAFDAKQLEIVKTNYVTSHEQRYDTPAKVLSALRTKVNYAPNPRLWDPTLEEYKKVSVNDMKRLSVSTFASKHIVFALSGDVKRDSAVAMLKEFFATLRKSADAKAKPSPYSAPQPLVFLNKPGTYVVDKDITQANISMNQPFVKRPHPDYYPTAVANFILGGGSFASRLMTRVRSDEGLAYHISSRAGNDYRDTAMISISLQTKVESAAFALKLVFEEIEKLAKDGPTEEELAMAKKTLVESLPGLFDSPSSTAAIFAGDELLGKSPDHYLDYVKEINAVTADQVKAMIAKYYAKDKMTISVVGPVAKLEALKPFTVVPLDSLDIR; encoded by the coding sequence ATGCGAAAAGTTTATAGTTCATTGTTTGGCCTGGTGAGTGGGGTCGCCTGCATTGTGGCGTGCTCCTCGGCACCGGAACCGTCCGCCGAACCCGTGGCGCAGCCCGCGCCCGCCCCGGCCGTGGAATCAGCACCCGTGCAAGCGGCCGCCGCACCTGCGGATACCGAGAAGGGGCCCACGCTGCCGGCATCCTACAAGGATATTGTCTACCCGGAATACAAGTACGTGGCGCCCTACCCGAAGGACTACCGCGTAGAAATTGCCGAAGGCATTTCCGGTTACATCGTTGCCGATTCTAGCCTCCCGCTGGTGAACCTCTCCGTGTATTTCGATAATCCGGAAGTCGCTTCGACCATCAAGGATGCTGCCGCCTCCGGGATGGTAGGCGCCATGTTCCGCCGTGGTGGCAGTACGCACATATCGGCGCACGCCCTCGACGATACGCTCGAGTTTATCAGTGCGGGCCTTTCTACAAGCTCCGGTACCTGGATTTCCAGTTTCTCGATAGATTGCCTTTCGAAGGACTTCGCTTCCATGCTGGATATGGCGGGGAAGGTAATTTCTTCTCCCGCATTCGACGCGAAGCAGCTTGAAATCGTGAAGACGAACTACGTGACCTCCCACGAACAGCGTTACGACACTCCCGCGAAGGTGCTTTCGGCCTTGAGGACCAAGGTCAACTATGCCCCGAACCCGAGGCTGTGGGACCCAACTCTCGAAGAATACAAGAAGGTTTCCGTTAACGACATGAAGCGCCTTTCGGTATCTACCTTCGCGTCCAAGCACATCGTGTTCGCGCTGTCGGGTGACGTGAAACGCGACTCCGCGGTTGCCATGCTCAAGGAATTCTTCGCGACGCTTCGCAAGTCGGCCGATGCGAAGGCGAAGCCTTCTCCCTACAGTGCCCCGCAGCCGCTCGTGTTCCTGAACAAGCCGGGCACCTACGTGGTGGACAAGGATATCACGCAGGCGAATATCTCGATGAACCAGCCCTTCGTGAAGCGACCGCATCCGGATTACTACCCGACGGCTGTCGCGAACTTCATTCTCGGTGGCGGCAGTTTTGCCTCGCGCCTCATGACGCGCGTACGTAGCGACGAGGGCCTTGCCTACCACATCAGCAGCCGTGCGGGCAACGACTACCGCGATACGGCGATGATTTCGATCAGCCTGCAGACGAAGGTGGAATCCGCCGCGTTCGCGCTGAAGCTCGTGTTCGAGGAAATCGAGAAACTTGCGAAGGATGGCCCCACGGAAGAGGAACTCGCGATGGCGAAGAAGACTCTCGTGGAAAGCCTTCCCGGCCTGTTCGATTCCCCGTCATCGACGGCGGCAATTTTTGCGGGCGATGAACTGCTGGGCAAGAGTCCGGACCATTACCTCGACTACGTGAAGGAAATCAATGCCGTGACCGCCGACCAGGTGAAGGCGATGATTGCGAAGTACTACGCCAAGGACAAGATGACGATATCTGTAGTGGGTCCGGTCGCAAAGCTTGAGGCCCTGAAGCCCTTTACGGTTGTCCCGCTCGATAGTCTCGATATCAGGTAG
- a CDS encoding VWA domain-containing protein, whose amino-acid sequence MRFAEPNFLWCLFTLPLFALLFYYAYRRRKKLAARFVSLSMLPKLSTSVSPWRRLVKVFLLLLALAFLFVALARPQWGRKMEHIERRGLDLVLLQDISLSMLAEDVKPNRLVRSRHEISSFLESLSGDRVGLVAFSGEAQVMVPLTLDYGTVQMMLRELNPGWLMPGTNLENAIRKGMSLFRNSGGAGKYSVMILMSDGEELEDAAVNAAKEAAEMGIKIYTIGIGSREGVPIPVKSRNGDVAYKKDMQGNIVTTRLEEGTLQEIASVTGALYFYASPGEFQLQKVLTEIAGMEKKEQASDRMENYQDRYQIFLGLAALLFLIEAVVSERGRHRKQLAGRFS is encoded by the coding sequence ATGCGTTTTGCTGAACCGAACTTCTTGTGGTGCCTGTTTACGCTCCCGCTATTTGCGCTGCTGTTCTACTATGCCTACCGCCGTCGCAAGAAACTTGCCGCAAGGTTTGTCTCGCTCTCGATGCTCCCGAAACTCTCGACGAGCGTATCGCCGTGGCGCAGGCTCGTGAAGGTTTTCTTGCTCCTGCTGGCGCTTGCCTTCCTGTTCGTGGCTCTTGCCCGCCCGCAGTGGGGCCGCAAGATGGAGCATATCGAGCGCAGGGGTCTCGACCTTGTGCTTCTGCAGGATATTTCGCTCTCGATGCTGGCCGAGGACGTGAAGCCGAACCGCTTGGTGCGCAGTCGCCACGAGATTTCGTCGTTCCTGGAAAGTCTTTCGGGTGACCGCGTGGGCCTGGTCGCGTTCAGCGGCGAGGCGCAGGTGATGGTGCCATTGACGCTTGACTATGGAACTGTGCAGATGATGCTCCGGGAGCTGAATCCGGGCTGGCTCATGCCGGGTACGAACCTGGAAAATGCCATCCGCAAGGGGATGAGCCTGTTCAGGAATTCTGGCGGGGCGGGCAAGTACTCCGTGATGATATTGATGAGTGACGGCGAGGAACTCGAGGATGCCGCCGTGAATGCCGCGAAGGAAGCGGCAGAGATGGGTATCAAGATTTATACCATCGGTATCGGCAGTCGCGAGGGCGTGCCCATACCGGTGAAGTCGCGCAATGGCGATGTCGCCTACAAGAAGGACATGCAGGGGAATATCGTGACGACGCGCCTTGAGGAAGGGACGCTCCAGGAGATTGCGAGTGTGACCGGTGCGCTGTATTTCTACGCGAGCCCGGGCGAGTTCCAGTTGCAGAAGGTGTTGACCGAGATTGCGGGCATGGAGAAGAAGGAACAGGCGTCCGACCGCATGGAAAACTATCAGGACCGCTACCAGATTTTCCTCGGGCTAGCCGCCCTCCTGTTCCTGATAGAGGCTGTCGTGTCGGAGCGCGGCCGCCACCGCAAGCAACTCGCCGGCCGTTTCAGCTAA
- a CDS encoding diguanylate cyclase domain-containing protein, which translates to MGIDAFRIEIDIISVIVYLMIWYGNRERAVLEKSARAFQCLVETSILFSVMNSLGLLVPESNIPIIRLINSFKIIACICMGCCWFLSVFYSTSANTYTLRKWLIPIIGPSVIVSAIALVDALMHLTDGPTDMNPYLWALLNMLSILYIAAASGLCLKKASKCTNKLHRRCFYIIAIVMLIPLLTLILQAKFYELPITSTVFVLVTLFIHMYRTRQHITVDLTTRLNNTNKLSSYLESITQSQDPAKRLFLLKIEIDNFKARKKKHGKKACVVALQKLATFLREQSVQRGTFIARYGKATFAIVTECSDFAEIEAFANKLIAASASSTELLQGPWPITFSIHWSEYGTSETRTIDTFLEKAESNCIKPATPL; encoded by the coding sequence ATGGGAATAGACGCTTTTAGAATCGAAATCGACATTATCAGCGTTATCGTGTACCTGATGATATGGTACGGCAACAGGGAACGTGCTGTCCTGGAGAAATCGGCACGCGCATTCCAGTGCCTTGTAGAAACATCCATCCTATTCAGCGTGATGAACTCGCTCGGGCTACTCGTTCCCGAATCAAACATTCCCATTATCAGGCTTATCAATAGTTTCAAGATCATCGCCTGTATCTGCATGGGCTGCTGCTGGTTCCTTTCCGTTTTCTACTCGACATCGGCAAATACCTACACGTTGCGCAAGTGGCTCATCCCCATCATAGGCCCGAGCGTCATCGTCAGCGCAATCGCCCTCGTCGACGCGCTGATGCACCTGACGGATGGACCAACCGACATGAATCCCTACCTATGGGCCTTGCTGAACATGCTTTCCATCCTCTACATTGCAGCGGCATCCGGACTCTGCCTAAAAAAGGCAAGCAAATGCACCAACAAGCTCCATAGGCGGTGTTTCTACATAATCGCAATCGTCATGCTCATCCCGCTACTCACCCTGATCCTGCAGGCGAAATTCTACGAGCTCCCCATAACCTCGACAGTATTCGTCCTCGTTACCCTGTTTATCCACATGTACCGCACCCGACAGCATATTACCGTAGACCTAACAACAAGGCTCAACAACACGAACAAGCTGTCGTCGTACCTGGAATCCATCACGCAGAGCCAGGACCCGGCCAAGAGGCTATTCCTTCTCAAGATAGAGATAGACAATTTCAAGGCAAGGAAAAAGAAGCACGGCAAAAAGGCCTGCGTGGTCGCCCTCCAGAAACTTGCGACATTCCTGCGCGAGCAGAGCGTCCAGCGCGGCACGTTTATCGCCCGCTACGGCAAGGCGACCTTCGCGATTGTTACCGAATGCAGCGACTTCGCAGAAATCGAGGCATTTGCAAACAAGCTGATTGCAGCAAGCGCATCGAGTACGGAACTCCTGCAGGGTCCGTGGCCCATCACGTTCAGCATACACTGGTCAGAATACGGCACGTCCGAGACTCGCACAATAGACACGTTCCTCGAGAAAGCCGAAAGCAACTGCATCAAGCCCGCGACACCGCTATAA
- a CDS encoding VWA domain-containing protein — translation MDIGALHFQNPEAFWLLVFVPVLIALYVYRQRKRKRTIKFPALSIAKRAVPSRRVRLRHIVPALRLAALCCFVVALARPQNAMEVEYTNTDGVDIMLALDVSGSMGTLDMLTRAEQAKLGVMNAERILNSGEYWKYSRMGYAQGVIADFIQKRHSDRIGLSAFGSRAVTQCPLTLDYGSLLEILKATDELAKDSIIAGRTAIGDGLMNALARLQKSEAKSKVVVLLTDGRDNASVISPVRAADVAQSLGVKVYTVGVGKRRGKILAFQQNPWTGEISWGERDITPEEEVDESTLKEVAAKTGGKFYRAENKEQLEEIYSEIDQLEKTEIETVAYARYAEKFYPWLLAGAFLILLELLLANTRFVRIP, via the coding sequence ATGGATATTGGTGCACTTCATTTTCAGAATCCCGAAGCCTTCTGGCTGCTCGTTTTTGTTCCTGTACTTATAGCCCTGTACGTGTATCGCCAGCGCAAACGTAAGAGAACCATCAAGTTTCCTGCCCTTTCCATAGCGAAGCGGGCTGTTCCGAGCCGTCGTGTGCGTCTGCGCCACATTGTGCCCGCGTTGCGCCTTGCGGCCCTCTGCTGCTTCGTGGTGGCGCTTGCCCGCCCGCAGAATGCGATGGAAGTGGAATACACAAATACAGATGGTGTGGATATCATGCTCGCACTCGACGTTTCGGGTTCCATGGGCACGCTCGACATGCTGACCCGCGCGGAGCAGGCGAAGCTCGGAGTGATGAACGCCGAACGCATCCTCAATTCCGGTGAATACTGGAAATATAGCCGTATGGGTTACGCGCAGGGGGTGATTGCGGACTTTATCCAGAAGCGCCACAGCGACCGTATTGGGCTTTCTGCCTTCGGTAGCCGTGCCGTGACGCAGTGCCCGCTTACGCTCGATTACGGGAGCCTGCTCGAGATATTGAAGGCAACGGACGAGCTTGCGAAGGATTCCATTATCGCGGGTCGCACGGCGATTGGCGATGGCCTGATGAACGCGCTTGCACGCCTGCAGAAGTCCGAGGCAAAATCGAAGGTGGTGGTGCTCCTGACTGACGGGCGCGACAATGCGAGCGTGATTTCGCCGGTCCGTGCCGCGGATGTGGCGCAGTCGCTGGGCGTGAAGGTCTATACCGTGGGCGTAGGCAAGAGGAGGGGCAAGATTCTCGCCTTCCAGCAGAACCCTTGGACGGGCGAAATCTCGTGGGGCGAACGCGACATCACTCCCGAAGAGGAGGTTGACGAATCTACCCTCAAGGAAGTCGCCGCAAAGACGGGAGGCAAGTTCTACCGCGCCGAGAACAAGGAACAGCTCGAGGAAATCTACTCGGAAATTGACCAGCTCGAGAAGACCGAAATCGAGACGGTCGCCTACGCGCGGTATGCCGAGAAGTTCTACCCGTGGCTCCTGGCGGGAGCCTTCCTGATTCTGCTGGAGCTGCTGCTCGCGAATACGCGCTTCGTGCGCATTCCGTAA